Within the Roseicitreum antarcticum genome, the region GCGCAGGACGGGTGCTGATCGGCGATCCGTTCAGCGTGTTTTACGGCTCGGTGGGCGCTGTCAGCGATACCGAGCAATGGGCCGGTGATATTGTCGAGCGTCTGATTGATCTGCAACTGACCTACGGGCCGTCGCAGCGCGCGCGCGGGTCCGCCTATCACACCTATGAGGACCAGTTGCGCACCGACCCTGCGGATACGGCGGGTCGCTGGGTCAAACAGGCGCGGGCGGACCTCGCCGAGGGGATCCCGAAATGGTGACGCACGATCAGGTCATGGATGCAGTGCTGACCCATATGCGCGGGCCTTTTGTCTGGGGCGCTTCCGATTGCTGCACCAGCGCCAGCGATGTGTTCCAGGCGCTGCATGGGGTCGACCCGATGGCCCCCTTGCGCGGCCAGTACACGACGGAGGCGGGCGCATGGCGCTGGTGCGGCTTTGGGGCGGCTGGGGCGCATGACAACCCGGCTGGCCGCGCAGGCGGGCTGTCATGCGGGCGTGGGCGCGGCGGGTGAAGTCGGCCTCCTGCGCTTGCCCGATCGGTTCGTTCTGGGCATCGGGCTGGGGCACGAGCAATGGGCGGGCCGGATAGATGGCGGCTTTGCCTCTACCGATCGTGTCGTTCTTTGTTTTGGGTCGGTGCAACATGCCTGAGATGATTATCGGCAAACTGGTGGCTGCTGGTCTCAGCCAGGCATTGGCGGGCGCCATCGTCAACATTGGCGGGTCGCTGCTGCTGTCGGTGGCCAGTCAGGCGCTGATGGGTGGACGCTCGCAGGGTGCGGATCTGTCGCGTGAACTGTCGATCCCCACCAGCCTGCCGCCCTACCGATTTGCCTATGGCAAACGCGCGCGCATCCGTGGCTCATGGGCACCGGGATGGGTCGTCAAGGATAGCGTTCTCTATGGATGCATCCTGCTCAATTCGCGGCCTTGCGCGGGGACGAACGCGCGCTTGCTGATCGACGCGCGCTCGGTAGGGTTGGTGGGGAACATGCTGGATTTCGGCCAGGTGCGGTCTGGCACCGTGACGATTGTGGAGGGCGCGACGTTCGCCACTGTGACGCATTCCTTGCCGGGCGCTCCCGTCGCCGCTGACTGTGCCGCGTGGAATAGCACGATCAAGGGCGTGATCGGCCAGATCACGGCCACGACATTCGGGGTCACGATCCCCAGCGCGGCGCCCGCAGGTGGCGTCACCCTGAACTGGCGGGCCTTGCTGACCAGTCCGGGCGCGGCAGCGGTAAACACTCCGTTTTCGGGCTATTTCAATTGCTGGTTGGGCCGTGGTGATCAGGGCCATCCGCCTGCGCGTATTCTTGCAGAAATGGGCGATCTGACCGGGCGGGATACTGCAAAGTTCTGGACCAGTGACAAATGGACAGGGCGCAGCGTGTTATGGGTGCGGGTCGTCGCTGGCCCGGATGCCAGTCGCCTGGAGCGTTGGCCATCGGCCCCGCCCGCCATCGAGGTCGAGGCTGATTGGACCCCCGTGTGGGATCCGCGTGACGACAATCAGGATCCTGATGATCCGGCGACCTGGGAGGTTTCAGACAATCAGGCGCTGTGCTTGTTGGACGCCCTGCGCTTCAACCCGACAGCGCGCTACCCTCTGGCGCAACTGCGCGTCTCGGATTTCACTGACGCTGCTGACATCGCCGATCAAGATGTGGCGCTGGCTGCGGGCGGCACGGAACCTCGGTACCGCGTCGGCGGTATCGTGACGTTCATTGGCACGGGTGAGTTGGTGAACCAGATCACGCCCCTTGTCGATGCAGGGGCGGGTGCGCTGATGCGCGTGGGCGGACGGTTGGGCTATGCTCCCGGCGCCTATGCAGCGCCGGTGTTGTCGCTCTCGGACTATTTGCGTGATGGTCCGGTCAAGTTCCGTGCGACCCAGCCGACCCGCGACATCCCTGCCGCCGTCAAGGCGGTGTTCCCTGATGCGTTGGCGCAATGGGAATCGTCCGAGTTGACGCCTGCGCCGGTGCGGGACAATTGGGATGGGTCCGAGGATGATGTGCGCGCCTTGCCGCTCGACCTCGTGTTCTCGGCCAGCCAGGCGGCGCGTATCCAGCAGATCACCGCGCGTGGTCTGGCGCTGCAGCGAGAGTTCACCGCGACATTCCCGCCGTCGGCTTTGCCTGCGGTGGCAGGATCCGTGGCCGCGCTGGCCTTGCCGCGTGCAGGTGATGCGCGCAATGGCACATACCGGGTCACCCAGACCGCACCTGCCGAGTGGATGGGGCAGGGGGACGGGGTGGCTTTGGCTTTGCCCATGACGCTGCGCGAGACCTCGGCGCATGTCTATGCCTGGGATGCGGCAACAGATGAGCCTGATCGATATGTCCGCTATGTGGCTCCGCCCGACCCGGCTATCCCGACCGTAGCGTTCACCGCCACGCTGTCTGGCGGCATCATCAATCTGGCCTTCCCCGTGCCGATTTCCGGCACCACCCCGGAAACATCAAACGGGTTTTTCGATTATATCGTCAA harbors:
- a CDS encoding DUF6950 family protein; the protein is MDAVLTHMRGPFVWGASDCCTSASDVFQALHGVDPMAPLRGQYTTEAGAWRWCGFGAAGAHDNPAGRAGGLSCGRGRGG
- a CDS encoding phage tail protein codes for the protein MPEMIIGKLVAAGLSQALAGAIVNIGGSLLLSVASQALMGGRSQGADLSRELSIPTSLPPYRFAYGKRARIRGSWAPGWVVKDSVLYGCILLNSRPCAGTNARLLIDARSVGLVGNMLDFGQVRSGTVTIVEGATFATVTHSLPGAPVAADCAAWNSTIKGVIGQITATTFGVTIPSAAPAGGVTLNWRALLTSPGAAAVNTPFSGYFNCWLGRGDQGHPPARILAEMGDLTGRDTAKFWTSDKWTGRSVLWVRVVAGPDASRLERWPSAPPAIEVEADWTPVWDPRDDNQDPDDPATWEVSDNQALCLLDALRFNPTARYPLAQLRVSDFTDAADIADQDVALAAGGTEPRYRVGGIVTFIGTGELVNQITPLVDAGAGALMRVGGRLGYAPGAYAAPVLSLSDYLRDGPVKFRATQPTRDIPAAVKAVFPDALAQWESSELTPAPVRDNWDGSEDDVRALPLDLVFSASQAARIQQITARGLALQREFTATFPPSALPAVAGSVAALALPRAGDARNGTYRVTQTAPAEWMGQGDGVALALPMTLRETSAHVYAWDAATDEPDRYVRYVAPPDPAIPTVAFTATLSGGIINLAFPVPISGTTPETSNGFFDYIVNPLAKAIYWEFRQADGPWQPAREIALPASFSGGEGGHTPPTGPTACPHWSAERPTSFEPAARTPMPMVFG